AACGATCCGTCCCGGACCGCAAAGCGGATGATCTCGCGATAACGCTCCGGCGATACCCCCTCGTCTGCAAACATCAATCGGAAAAATTCGCTCATGCTCTGCGTAAAATGGCGCTGCATCTGCCGATCCATCGCCCGGACCTGGGTTGCCGGCAGACCATGCGCCCAGTCTCCGTTTCGAACGAAAAGGGGCGTCGTTGCGACGAGGACAAGCTTGGTGATGCAAACCTGCCGGCGTAGCGACATCGTCAACGCAACCTGCCCGCCAAGCGACCAGCCGAGCAGGGAGATTGTCTTGATGCCGAGTTCCCTGAGCCAGCATTCGAGATCAGCTGCGAGATCGGAATGATCGAAATCGGTCTTGTTCAGAGACGATTCGCCATGCCCGGGTAAATCAGGTGCCAGGACATGAAAATTTTCAGCCAATCCGGACATGACTTCCTGGAAAACAGCCGAGGACATCGACCAACCGTGCAGTAAAACTACGACCGGCCCGGAGCCGGCCTCACGGTAAAAGATATTTCCTCCACCCGGCAGATGAGTAATAGCCATTACGCAACCTTTGCCACGACGTCAATGATCGTCTTTGCGGCAGATTCGAGTTCATCCGGGTCATGGGTTGCCATCACCGTACCGCGCAAGCGGCATTGGCCAGTCGGCACAGTCGGCGGCCTGATTCCCTGAATAAACAAGTCTTGATCGAGCAGATCTTTGGCGGCACGCATCGTCGGCTCG
This region of Desulfuromonas sp. genomic DNA includes:
- a CDS encoding O-methylpimelyl-ACP methylesterase; translated protein: MAITHLPGGGNIFYREAGSGPVVVLLHGWSMSSAVFQEVMSGLAENFHVLAPDLPGHGESSLNKTDFDHSDLAADLECWLRELGIKTISLLGWSLGGQVALTMSLRRQVCITKLVLVATTPLFVRNGDWAHGLPATQVRAMDRQMQRHFTQSMSEFFRLMFADEGVSPERYREIIRFAVRDGSLPPREVARRGLKILGACDLRPQLGALNLPVLVHYGGLDLITDPAAGHYLAEAIPEACEFHWEKVGHAPFLSHPENSVELWSGFLS